A section of the Agromyces aurantiacus genome encodes:
- a CDS encoding CoA-acylating methylmalonate-semialdehyde dehydrogenase, giving the protein MSLTEPATSPAETVDVPQIGHWIDGALSASASGRTAPVYNPATGAVQAEVALADQAEIDQAIASAQRGFEVWSGYSIAKRQGVLFAFRELLNARKGELAAIITAEHGKVLSDAMGEILRGQEVVELATGFPHLVKGAFSENASSGIDVYSIKQPLGVVGVISPFNFPAMVPMWFFPIAIAAGNAVVLKPSEKDPSAALWLAQLWTEAGLPDGVFTVLQGDKLAVDGLLTSPVVQSISFVGSTPIAQYIYETASKHGKRVQALGGAKNHMLVLPDADLDLVADSAVNAGYGAAGERCMAISVVLAVEPVADELVAKISERIAKLKIGNGAGVDAGDGTHREPDMGPLITDVHRDKVASYVDIAEADGATVVVDGRGFTVDGHEDGFFFGPTLLDHVPTTSRAYTEEIFGPVLSVVRVASYDEGLELINSGEFGNGTAIFTNDGGAARRFQNEVQVGMIGVNVPIPVPVAYHSFGGWKKSLFGDSKAYGVHGFDFFTREKAVTSRWLDPAAHGGINLGFPQNH; this is encoded by the coding sequence ATGAGCCTCACCGAGCCCGCCACCTCGCCCGCCGAGACCGTCGATGTGCCGCAGATCGGGCACTGGATCGACGGCGCACTGAGCGCGTCGGCCTCCGGACGCACCGCGCCCGTCTACAACCCCGCGACCGGCGCGGTCCAGGCCGAGGTCGCCCTGGCCGACCAGGCCGAGATCGACCAGGCGATCGCCTCCGCCCAGCGCGGATTCGAGGTCTGGAGCGGCTACTCGATCGCGAAGCGCCAGGGCGTGCTCTTCGCGTTCCGCGAGCTGCTGAACGCCCGCAAGGGCGAGCTCGCCGCGATCATCACCGCCGAGCACGGCAAGGTGCTCTCCGACGCGATGGGCGAGATCCTCCGCGGCCAGGAGGTCGTCGAGCTCGCGACCGGATTCCCGCACCTGGTCAAGGGCGCGTTCTCCGAGAACGCCTCGTCGGGCATCGACGTGTACTCGATCAAGCAGCCGCTCGGCGTCGTCGGCGTCATCAGCCCGTTCAACTTCCCGGCGATGGTGCCGATGTGGTTCTTCCCCATCGCGATCGCCGCGGGCAACGCGGTCGTGCTGAAGCCGTCCGAGAAGGACCCGTCGGCCGCGCTCTGGCTCGCCCAGCTCTGGACGGAGGCAGGCCTGCCCGACGGCGTGTTCACCGTGCTCCAGGGCGACAAGCTCGCCGTCGACGGCCTCCTCACCTCGCCGGTCGTGCAGTCGATCTCGTTCGTCGGCTCGACCCCGATCGCCCAGTACATCTACGAGACCGCGTCCAAGCACGGCAAGCGCGTCCAGGCCCTCGGCGGCGCGAAGAACCACATGCTCGTCCTGCCCGACGCCGACCTCGACCTCGTCGCCGACTCGGCCGTCAACGCCGGCTACGGCGCGGCCGGCGAGCGCTGCATGGCGATCTCGGTCGTGCTCGCCGTCGAGCCCGTCGCCGACGAGCTCGTCGCGAAGATCTCCGAGCGCATCGCCAAGCTGAAGATCGGCAACGGCGCGGGCGTCGACGCCGGTGACGGCACGCACCGTGAGCCCGACATGGGCCCGCTCATCACCGACGTGCACCGCGACAAGGTCGCCTCGTACGTCGACATCGCCGAGGCCGACGGCGCGACCGTCGTGGTCGACGGCCGCGGCTTCACGGTCGACGGCCACGAGGACGGCTTCTTCTTCGGCCCGACCCTGCTCGACCACGTGCCCACCACGAGCCGCGCCTACACCGAGGAGATCTTCGGGCCGGTGCTCTCGGTCGTGCGCGTCGCCTCGTACGACGAGGGCCTCGAGCTCATCAACTCGGGCGAGTTCGGCAACGGCACCGCGATCTTCACCAACGACGGCGGGGCCGCGCGGCGCTTCCAGAACGAGGTGCAGGTCGGCATGATCGGCGTGAACGTGCCGATCCCTGTGCCGGTCGCCTACCACTCGTTCGGCGGCTGGAAGAAGTCGCTGTTCGGCGACAGCAAGGCCTACGGCGTGCACGGCTTCGACTTCTTCACGCGCGAGAAGGCCGTCACGAGCCGCTGGCTCGACCCGGCTGCGCACGGCGGCATCAACCTCGGCTTCCCCCAGAACCACTGA
- a CDS encoding PucR family transcriptional regulator, whose protein sequence is MPYRREDESNRTDRPAELTATSAADAGLPTVREILALDAVAGGVPEVLVGGAALDARVRWLHVSDSAGVARLLNGGELLLSTGSGWPAEPDELRAFIGALVEAGIAGLVLELGSHYRYVPAVVVRAATDHGLALAALHREVKFVALTEAVHRRIISEQTVALHARDEVRERFTALALRGAPADHIVQQLAQTLGAPVVLENLAHEVVAADLPPDAEEEVLGGWQLRSRDAHRRAALGAAGADRWLIVPVEARGIRWGHLIALPGPAHPAGRTSVLEQGAIALALGRLADGEDDTWARIGRQRLVEHLLTGRFGSAGGAAARLAAAGLELTGTDLYGLVATGRTREGAADDAARRLGGRALEGRPSSGEAPASARIALLSLPAGTRFDDAAAEGFAASIAAGAGAGAGVGATADGAGVALAIGSMAHDLDGLLVSVQEALDLARTPPARPSRGVLVRRSQDRPLVRLVTSLRDDHRLQELGERMLAPLIEYDLARGGDLLDVLGAMLAHPGNRTAAAQASHLSRSVFYQRLALIGDLLGADLDDGETLTALHLALLVRRSGGR, encoded by the coding sequence ATGCCATACCGTCGCGAAGACGAGTCGAACCGGACGGATCGTCCGGCTGAACTGACGGCGACGTCGGCCGCGGATGCCGGCCTTCCGACCGTGCGCGAGATCCTCGCGCTCGACGCGGTCGCGGGGGGCGTGCCCGAGGTGCTCGTGGGCGGCGCGGCGCTCGATGCCCGCGTGCGATGGCTGCACGTCTCGGACAGTGCGGGCGTCGCCCGGCTCCTGAACGGCGGCGAGCTGCTGCTCTCGACCGGCTCGGGCTGGCCTGCCGAGCCCGACGAGCTGCGGGCGTTCATCGGCGCGCTCGTCGAGGCCGGCATCGCGGGGCTCGTGCTCGAGCTCGGCTCGCACTACCGCTACGTGCCCGCCGTCGTCGTGCGGGCCGCGACCGATCACGGGCTCGCGCTCGCCGCGCTGCATCGCGAGGTGAAGTTCGTCGCGCTCACCGAGGCCGTGCACCGGCGCATCATCTCCGAGCAGACCGTCGCGCTGCACGCGCGCGACGAGGTGCGCGAGCGGTTCACGGCACTCGCCCTGCGCGGCGCGCCCGCCGATCACATCGTGCAGCAGCTCGCACAGACGCTGGGCGCGCCGGTCGTGCTCGAGAACCTCGCGCACGAGGTGGTCGCCGCCGACCTGCCGCCCGACGCCGAGGAGGAGGTGCTCGGCGGATGGCAGCTGCGCTCGCGCGACGCCCACCGTCGGGCCGCGCTGGGAGCGGCCGGCGCCGACCGGTGGCTCATCGTGCCGGTCGAGGCGCGCGGCATCCGCTGGGGTCACCTGATCGCGCTGCCGGGGCCGGCGCATCCGGCCGGCCGCACGAGCGTGCTCGAGCAGGGGGCGATCGCGCTCGCGCTGGGGCGCCTGGCCGACGGCGAGGATGACACGTGGGCCCGCATCGGCCGGCAGCGCCTCGTCGAGCACCTGCTCACGGGCCGCTTCGGCAGTGCGGGCGGTGCGGCGGCGCGGCTCGCCGCGGCAGGGCTCGAGCTCACGGGGACCGACCTGTACGGGTTGGTCGCGACCGGGCGCACCCGCGAGGGCGCGGCCGACGACGCGGCGCGTCGCCTCGGCGGGCGGGCGCTCGAGGGGCGCCCGTCGTCGGGGGAGGCTCCGGCATCCGCGCGCATCGCGCTCCTGTCGCTGCCGGCCGGCACCCGGTTCGACGACGCGGCGGCGGAGGGCTTCGCGGCGTCGATCGCGGCCGGGGCGGGCGCCGGGGCGGGCGTCGGCGCGACCGCGGACGGCGCGGGCGTCGCGCTCGCGATCGGCTCGATGGCGCACGACCTCGACGGACTGCTCGTCTCGGTGCAGGAGGCCCTCGACCTCGCGCGCACTCCGCCGGCGCGCCCGTCGCGAGGGGTGCTGGTGCGCCGCTCGCAGGATCGCCCGCTGGTGCGCCTGGTCACCTCGTTGCGCGACGACCACCGGCTGCAGGAGCTGGGCGAGCGGATGCTCGCACCGCTCATCGAGTACGACCTCGCGCGCGGCGGCGACCTGCTCGACGTGCTCGGCGCGATGCTCGCGCATCCGGGCAACCGCACGGCGGCCGCGCAGGCGAGCCACCTGTCGCGGTCGGTGTTCTACCAGCGGCTCGCGCTCATCGGCGACCTGCTCGGAGCCGACCTCGACGACGGCGAGACGCTCACGGCGTTGCACCTCGCGCTGCTCGTGCGCCGCAGCGGCGGGCGCTGA
- a CDS encoding VOC family protein — protein MTTSIFVNLPTTDLDRSKAFYEALGFRINPAFTDENAACVVLDENIYFMVLTREYLGTFTDKQIVDPKTQAQTSIAFTRDSRDEVDEVLAKGLAAGGTEPRDAQDYGFMYSRDLEDPDGNILGFLFMEPAAAEMGPEAYMAQQGAGQPGTA, from the coding sequence ATGACCACCAGCATCTTCGTGAACCTGCCGACGACCGACCTCGACCGGTCCAAGGCGTTCTACGAGGCGCTCGGCTTCCGCATCAACCCGGCCTTCACCGACGAGAACGCCGCGTGCGTCGTCCTCGACGAGAACATCTACTTCATGGTGCTCACGCGCGAGTACCTCGGCACCTTCACCGACAAGCAGATCGTCGACCCGAAGACCCAGGCCCAGACGAGCATCGCGTTCACCCGCGACTCCCGCGACGAGGTCGACGAGGTGCTCGCCAAGGGGCTCGCCGCCGGCGGGACCGAGCCGCGCGATGCGCAGGACTACGGCTTCATGTACTCGCGCGACCTGGAGGACCCCGACGGCAACATCCTCGGGTTCCTGTTCATGGAGCCCGCGGCGGCCGAGATGGGCCCCGAGGCCTACATGGCGCAGCAGGGCGCCGGCCAGCCCGGCACGGCCTGA
- a CDS encoding winged helix-turn-helix transcriptional regulator — MATRAARGFGQYDGVARAIERVGERWALLIVRDLLVGARRYGDLKAALPRIPTNILADRLRELQEWGVVRRVPTVRGGYELTAFGRELAPVVLALERWGWSALGDPAEGELVTREGVITALRAAFRADAATGTPPTEYVLHVAAASVAAVVVGGTLEVVAIGEGAVAQPRRAAPEPAFEASLELALSPGEFRDLLAGRLGARDVSILSGESATLEHFLRTFRITPVGAPDTGTAAGPAADVAANGDSASSVA, encoded by the coding sequence ATGGCGACGCGCGCCGCGCGCGGCTTCGGCCAGTACGACGGCGTGGCCCGCGCGATCGAGCGGGTCGGGGAGCGGTGGGCATTGCTCATCGTCCGCGACCTGCTCGTCGGCGCGCGGCGGTACGGCGACCTCAAGGCCGCGCTGCCGCGCATCCCGACGAACATCCTCGCCGACCGGCTGCGCGAGCTGCAGGAGTGGGGCGTCGTGCGACGCGTGCCGACCGTGCGCGGCGGCTACGAGCTGACCGCGTTCGGCCGCGAGCTCGCGCCTGTCGTGCTCGCGCTCGAGCGGTGGGGGTGGTCGGCGCTCGGCGATCCCGCCGAAGGCGAGCTGGTGACGCGCGAGGGCGTGATCACCGCGCTGCGCGCCGCATTCCGGGCGGATGCCGCGACCGGCACGCCCCCGACCGAGTACGTGCTGCACGTGGCCGCGGCATCCGTCGCCGCCGTCGTCGTGGGTGGCACGCTCGAGGTCGTGGCGATCGGAGAGGGCGCGGTGGCGCAGCCCCGCCGGGCGGCACCCGAGCCCGCGTTCGAGGCGTCGCTCGAGCTCGCCCTCTCGCCCGGCGAGTTCCGGGACCTCCTCGCCGGGCGGCTCGGGGCGCGCGACGTCTCGATCCTCTCGGGCGAGTCGGCGACGCTCGAGCACTTCCTGCGCACGTTCCGCATCACCCCGGTCGGCGCGCCGGACACGGGCACGGCCGCCGGCCCGGCCGCCGACGTCGCCGCGAACGGCGACTCGGCGAGCTCCGTCGCCTGA
- a CDS encoding alkaline phosphatase D family protein codes for MAASPLLLGPMLRHVDETSASIWVETREAATVVVRAGGRSWSARTFAAHGHHYALVEVDGLEPASELPYALEIDGVPAWPEPDPRDGAEYPAPVIATRTPGRRLRLAYGSCRTSVPHDSHGNRTHGVDAMRAFALAMAAGAEERPDLLLFLGDQVYADLTSKQMQDFIRSRRDIREPPGKELKDFEEYAHLYQLAWSDGANRWLLSTVPTAMIFDDHDVRDDWNASRDWKRKMEATSWWHGRIIAGLGSYWVYQHLGNLSPRERADDELWQRVVAHDREGGEGELDLTEALDAFAERSDREPTSVRWSYARDFDDVRLIVVDSRAARQLEPDDRALLDRVELDWFDAQLQGGFRQVLIATSLPFLLPMGLHHVEAWDEAISQGAWGRTAARIGERLRQAVDLEHWAAWQHTFQAVARMIAELADGARGPAPQNVLFLSGDVHYSYLAEVERDRGGRILQAVCSPVRNPLPRFLRWFAVVMSYGVATPVGAAAARSVKVPDAPFEWHTVKGPWFDNNLALLHDAPDGLRLTWHTGVVEHGDELHPKLERVAAITVPADRDVELSA; via the coding sequence ATGGCCGCATCGCCGCTCCTCCTCGGCCCGATGCTGCGGCACGTCGACGAGACGTCCGCGAGCATCTGGGTCGAGACGCGCGAGGCCGCGACCGTGGTCGTGCGCGCGGGCGGTCGGTCGTGGAGCGCCAGGACGTTCGCCGCGCACGGCCACCACTACGCGCTCGTCGAGGTGGACGGGCTCGAGCCCGCGAGTGAGCTGCCCTACGCGCTCGAGATCGACGGCGTGCCCGCCTGGCCCGAACCCGACCCGCGCGACGGCGCCGAGTACCCGGCGCCGGTGATCGCCACGCGCACGCCCGGCCGCCGGTTGCGGCTCGCATACGGGTCGTGCCGGACGAGCGTGCCGCACGACTCGCACGGCAACCGCACGCACGGCGTCGACGCGATGCGCGCCTTCGCGCTCGCGATGGCGGCCGGCGCGGAGGAGCGCCCCGACCTGCTCCTCTTCCTCGGCGACCAGGTGTATGCCGACCTCACGTCGAAGCAGATGCAGGACTTCATCCGCAGCCGCCGCGACATCCGCGAGCCGCCGGGCAAGGAACTGAAGGACTTCGAGGAGTACGCGCACCTCTACCAGCTCGCGTGGTCGGACGGCGCCAACCGCTGGCTGCTCTCGACCGTGCCGACCGCGATGATCTTCGACGACCACGACGTGCGCGACGACTGGAACGCCTCGCGCGACTGGAAGCGGAAGATGGAGGCGACGTCGTGGTGGCACGGCCGCATCATCGCGGGCCTCGGCTCGTACTGGGTGTACCAGCACCTCGGCAACCTCTCGCCGCGCGAGCGCGCCGACGACGAGCTGTGGCAGCGCGTGGTCGCGCACGACCGCGAGGGCGGCGAGGGCGAGCTCGACCTCACCGAGGCGCTCGACGCGTTCGCCGAGCGGAGCGACCGCGAGCCGACGAGCGTGCGGTGGAGCTACGCGCGCGACTTCGACGACGTGCGGCTGATCGTGGTCGACTCGCGCGCGGCCCGCCAGCTCGAGCCCGACGACCGCGCCCTGCTCGATCGCGTGGAGCTCGACTGGTTCGACGCGCAGCTGCAGGGCGGGTTCCGCCAGGTGCTCATCGCGACGTCGCTGCCGTTCCTGCTGCCGATGGGGCTGCACCACGTCGAGGCGTGGGACGAGGCGATCTCGCAGGGCGCCTGGGGGCGCACCGCCGCGCGGATCGGCGAGCGGCTGCGCCAGGCCGTCGACCTCGAGCACTGGGCGGCGTGGCAGCACACGTTCCAGGCGGTCGCGCGCATGATTGCCGAGCTCGCCGACGGCGCGCGCGGCCCCGCGCCGCAGAACGTGCTGTTCCTCTCGGGCGACGTGCACTACTCCTACCTCGCCGAGGTCGAGCGCGACCGGGGTGGACGGATCCTCCAGGCCGTGTGCTCGCCCGTGCGCAACCCGCTGCCGCGGTTCCTGCGGTGGTTCGCGGTCGTGATGTCGTACGGCGTGGCCACGCCGGTCGGGGCCGCGGCGGCCCGTTCGGTCAAGGTGCCCGACGCGCCGTTCGAGTGGCACACGGTGAAGGGCCCGTGGTTCGACAACAACCTCGCGCTGCTGCACGACGCGCCCGACGGCCTGCGACTGACCTGGCACACCGGTGTCGTCGAGCACGGCGACGAACTGCACCCGAAGCTCGAGCGGGTGGCCGCGATCACGGTCCCCGCCGATCGCGACGTCGAGCTGTCGGCCTGA
- a CDS encoding cupin domain-containing protein, with the protein MTGGDGLPARLAAGAVTDAATLALAPEPVPSDQVVSGAPSTGHAELDLAGGRAVGVWEMSPGAMRDTEADEVFVVLAGRATVEFVDPALPAIELVPGSLVRLDAGMRTVWIVHETLRKVYVAP; encoded by the coding sequence GTGACCGGCGGCGACGGCCTGCCCGCGCGGCTCGCGGCCGGCGCGGTGACGGATGCCGCGACGCTCGCGCTCGCGCCCGAGCCTGTGCCGTCCGACCAGGTCGTGTCGGGCGCGCCCAGCACGGGGCACGCCGAGCTCGACCTCGCCGGCGGGCGCGCGGTCGGGGTGTGGGAGATGTCCCCCGGCGCCATGCGCGACACCGAGGCCGACGAGGTGTTCGTCGTGCTCGCCGGGCGGGCGACGGTCGAGTTCGTCGACCCCGCCCTGCCGGCGATCGAGCTCGTGCCCGGGTCGCTCGTGCGCCTCGACGCGGGAATGCGGACCGTGTGGATCGTGCACGAGACGCTGCGCAAGGTGTACGTGGCGCCGTAG
- a CDS encoding NAD(P)/FAD-dependent oxidoreductase, with protein MGTTVYERRRPAASVIDHSLAPTRQSVFWIEDLADDARRPRARLEGARVADLAIVGGGYTGLWTAVLAKRADPDLRVVLLEARQVGWAASGRNGGFCEASLTHGRENGLARWPDEIDELDRLGLANLDAIEASEAEYGMRFDFERNGSLDVAVEPHQVEWLHEAAADAASRGDGTVRLLDEHQLREQVDSPAYLGAIWNTRTSAILHPAKLAAELARVAEEAGVEILEHSPVKRLETHGSTGTVQLITEHGRVDAERAVLATNVFPSLLTRNRLMTVPVYDYVLMTEPLTAEQQASIGWANRQGIGDLANQFHYSRMTRDGRILYGGYDAIYHYGGRVREEYERRPESFRTLASHFFTTYPQLEGLTFTHRWAGAIDTSTQFTAFTGLAREGRVAYASGFTGLGVASTRFMAETMLDLLAGRETERTRLKMVRTRPLPFPPEPAASLGINATRWSLDRADHNGGRRNMLLKTLDALGLGFDS; from the coding sequence ATGGGAACGACCGTCTACGAGCGCCGCCGCCCCGCGGCATCCGTCATCGACCACAGCCTCGCCCCCACCCGGCAGTCCGTGTTCTGGATCGAGGACCTGGCCGACGACGCCAGGCGCCCCCGCGCCCGCCTCGAGGGCGCGCGCGTCGCCGACCTCGCGATCGTCGGCGGCGGGTACACCGGACTCTGGACGGCCGTGCTCGCCAAGCGCGCCGACCCCGACCTCCGCGTCGTGCTCCTGGAGGCCCGCCAGGTCGGCTGGGCAGCCTCGGGCCGCAACGGCGGATTCTGCGAGGCGAGCCTCACCCACGGCCGCGAGAACGGCCTCGCGCGCTGGCCCGACGAGATCGACGAGCTCGACCGCCTGGGCCTCGCCAACCTCGACGCGATCGAGGCGAGCGAGGCCGAGTACGGCATGCGCTTCGACTTCGAGCGCAACGGCTCGCTCGACGTGGCGGTCGAGCCGCACCAGGTCGAGTGGCTGCACGAGGCCGCCGCCGATGCCGCCTCGCGCGGCGACGGCACGGTCCGGCTGCTCGACGAGCACCAGCTGCGAGAGCAGGTCGACTCGCCCGCCTACCTGGGCGCGATCTGGAACACGCGCACGAGCGCCATCCTGCACCCGGCGAAGCTCGCCGCCGAGCTCGCGCGCGTCGCCGAGGAGGCGGGGGTCGAGATCCTCGAGCACTCCCCCGTGAAGCGGCTCGAGACGCACGGGTCGACCGGCACCGTGCAGCTGATCACCGAGCACGGCCGCGTCGACGCCGAGCGGGCGGTCCTGGCCACGAACGTCTTCCCATCGCTGCTGACCCGCAACCGGCTCATGACCGTACCGGTCTACGACTACGTGCTGATGACGGAGCCGCTGACCGCCGAGCAGCAGGCCTCGATCGGCTGGGCGAACCGCCAGGGCATCGGCGACCTGGCCAACCAGTTCCACTACTCGCGCATGACGCGCGACGGGCGGATCCTCTACGGCGGCTATGACGCGATCTACCACTACGGCGGGCGCGTCCGGGAGGAGTACGAACGCCGCCCCGAGAGCTTCCGCACGCTCGCGAGCCACTTCTTCACGACGTACCCGCAGCTCGAGGGGCTGACCTTCACCCACCGGTGGGCGGGCGCGATCGACACCTCGACGCAGTTCACTGCATTCACGGGGCTCGCGCGCGAGGGCCGCGTGGCCTACGCCTCGGGCTTCACCGGGCTCGGCGTCGCCTCGACGCGGTTCATGGCCGAGACGATGCTCGACCTGCTCGCGGGCCGCGAGACCGAGCGGACGCGCCTGAAGATGGTGCGCACGCGCCCGCTGCCCTTCCCGCCCGAGCCCGCGGCATCCCTCGGCATCAACGCCACGCGCTGGTCGCTCGACCGCGCCGACCACAACGGAGGACGACGCAACATGCTGCTGAAGACCCTCGACGCCCTCGGCCTCGGGTTCGACTCGTGA
- a CDS encoding glycoside hydrolase family 16 protein, protein MPPAPPVPPPVPDLLEFDADFSGPELDLRQWLPYYLPQWSSRERTRARYDVGDGVLRLRVDADQPPWSVEYDGQTRVSNLQTAVRSGPVGSDAGQHPFREGLVVREAQGDRRLYTPHFGRIEVVAAIDGIDEHAMAALWMIGLEEEPEQSAEICVFEVFGRDIRPDGSALVGMGVHPFRDASITDEFERVPFAGDVREPHRYAVDWRPDEVVFSIDGIVAKRVAQSPQYPMQLMLDVFAFPPEPPAVAAYPESFAVHAVRGYRLG, encoded by the coding sequence ATGCCGCCCGCCCCGCCCGTGCCCCCGCCCGTGCCCGACCTGCTCGAGTTCGACGCCGACTTCTCCGGCCCCGAGCTCGACCTGCGCCAGTGGCTGCCGTACTACCTGCCGCAGTGGTCGAGCCGCGAGCGCACCCGCGCGCGCTACGACGTGGGCGACGGGGTGCTGCGCCTGCGCGTCGACGCCGACCAGCCCCCGTGGTCGGTCGAGTACGACGGCCAGACCCGGGTGTCGAACCTGCAGACCGCCGTGCGCTCCGGTCCGGTCGGGTCGGATGCCGGCCAGCACCCGTTCCGCGAGGGGCTCGTGGTGCGCGAGGCCCAGGGCGACCGGCGCCTCTACACGCCGCACTTCGGGCGCATCGAGGTCGTCGCGGCGATCGACGGCATCGACGAGCACGCGATGGCCGCGCTCTGGATGATCGGCCTCGAGGAGGAGCCGGAGCAATCGGCCGAGATCTGCGTGTTCGAGGTGTTCGGGCGCGACATCCGCCCCGACGGCAGCGCGCTCGTCGGCATGGGCGTGCACCCGTTCCGCGACGCGTCGATCACCGACGAGTTCGAGCGCGTGCCGTTCGCGGGCGACGTGCGAGAGCCCCACCGCTACGCCGTCGACTGGCGACCCGACGAGGTCGTGTTCTCGATCGACGGCATCGTCGCGAAGCGCGTCGCCCAGTCGCCGCAGTACCCCATGCAGCTCATGCTCGACGTCTTCGCGTTCCCGCCCGAGCCGCCCGCCGTCGCCGCCTACCCCGAGTCGTTCGCGGTGCACGCGGTACGCGGCTACCGGCTCGGCTGA
- a CDS encoding helix-turn-helix transcriptional regulator — MVTADRARSTALAAAFAQAPEPAPDEVDALTLGRRIRDRRLAAGLTLGELAAAIDRAPSQVSAIENGKREPRLSMLRTIALALGTTADELLRPDPPSERAALEIAVERAQRGPVFAALGLEPFRVAKTMSDQTLQTILALHHEIDRLHRERAATPEEARRANAQLRAEMRARDNFYPELEAKAAELLEAVGHSGGPVSHQLVADMASHLGYSLHYVGDLPHSTRSVTDKRHGRIYLPTQQSPSRDSRSPILQALASHLLGHEEPANYGDFLRQRIETNYLTAAILLPEQAAVRYLSEAKNLRRISMEELRDHFAVSYETAAHRFTNLATARLDIPVHFMKVHESGTIIKAYENDSVRFPSDALGAVEGTTVCRNWTARTVFDVEDRFSPWYQYTDTTSGTFWCTSRIEKAKEGEYSVSVGVPFEHVKWFRGRETPHRAVSRCPDESCCRRAPSELAERWADASWPAARTPTSLLAALPTGTFPGVDQTEVYQFLEAHAPRG, encoded by the coding sequence ATGGTCACCGCCGATCGCGCCCGTTCCACGGCCCTCGCCGCCGCCTTCGCGCAGGCGCCTGAACCCGCGCCCGACGAGGTCGACGCGCTCACCCTCGGCCGCCGCATCCGCGACCGTCGCCTCGCCGCCGGGCTCACGCTCGGCGAACTCGCGGCCGCGATCGACCGCGCGCCGAGCCAGGTCTCGGCGATCGAGAACGGCAAGCGCGAGCCTCGGCTGTCGATGCTCCGCACGATCGCCCTCGCGCTCGGCACGACCGCCGACGAGCTGCTCAGACCCGACCCGCCCTCGGAGCGCGCGGCGCTCGAGATCGCCGTCGAGCGCGCGCAACGCGGGCCGGTGTTCGCGGCGCTCGGGCTCGAGCCGTTCCGCGTGGCGAAGACCATGAGCGACCAGACGCTGCAGACGATCCTCGCGCTGCACCACGAGATCGACCGGCTGCACCGCGAGCGAGCGGCGACGCCCGAGGAGGCGCGCCGGGCCAACGCCCAGCTGCGGGCCGAGATGCGCGCCCGCGACAACTTCTACCCCGAGCTCGAGGCGAAGGCGGCCGAGCTGCTCGAGGCCGTCGGCCACAGCGGCGGCCCGGTCTCGCACCAGCTCGTCGCCGACATGGCCAGCCACCTCGGCTACTCGCTGCACTACGTCGGCGACCTGCCGCACTCGACGCGCTCGGTCACCGACAAGCGCCACGGCCGCATCTACCTGCCGACGCAGCAGTCGCCGTCGCGCGACTCGCGCTCGCCGATCCTCCAGGCGCTCGCGAGCCACCTGCTCGGCCACGAGGAGCCGGCCAACTACGGCGACTTCCTGCGCCAGCGCATCGAGACGAACTACCTCACGGCCGCGATCCTGCTGCCCGAGCAGGCTGCGGTGCGCTACCTCTCCGAGGCCAAGAACCTGCGACGCATCTCGATGGAGGAGCTCCGCGACCACTTCGCGGTCTCGTACGAGACGGCCGCGCACCGGTTCACGAACCTCGCGACCGCGCGCCTCGACATCCCCGTGCACTTCATGAAGGTGCACGAGTCGGGCACCATCATCAAGGCGTACGAGAACGACTCGGTGCGCTTCCCGTCCGACGCGCTCGGCGCGGTCGAGGGCACCACGGTGTGCCGCAACTGGACGGCGCGCACCGTGTTCGACGTCGAGGACCGCTTCAGCCCCTGGTACCAGTACACCGACACGACGTCGGGCACGTTCTGGTGCACCTCGCGCATCGAGAAGGCCAAGGAGGGCGAGTACTCGGTCTCGGTGGGCGTGCCGTTCGAGCACGTCAAGTGGTTCCGCGGCCGTGAGACACCGCATCGCGCGGTGTCGCGGTGCCCCGACGAGTCGTGCTGCCGGCGCGCGCCCTCCGAGCTCGCCGAGCGCTGGGCGGATGCGTCGTGGCCCGCGGCGCGCACGCCGACCTCGCTGCTCGCGGCGCTGCCGACCGGCACGTTCCCCGGCGTGGACCAGACCGAGGTGTACCAGTTCCTCGAGGCGCACGCGCCTCGGGGATGA